Genomic DNA from Comamonas antarctica:
ACTGGGCCCAGGCCCTGGCCGCGCAGACCGAAGACGCCGAACTGGCCGCGAAGTTCGCACCGCTGGCCCAGCAGCTCGCGGACAACGAGCAAGCCATCGTTGCCGAGCTGCTGGAAGTGCAGGGCAAGCCCGCCGACATCGGCGGCTACTACCAGCCCGACCTGGCCAAGCTCGATGCCGTCATGCGCCCCAGCAAGACGCTCAACGCAGCACTCGAAGCAGCCCAGGGCTGATCGTGGCGCGCCCCGTGCGCGGGGCATGCAAAAAGCCGGCGGCTCCCGCAAAGGAACCGCCGGCTTTTTTAATGCGCCGCTCAGCGGCTGGTGAATGGCCGGCCGGTGAGCTTGGCGCCAGGCTTGAGGTTCTTCTGCGCAAACCAGCCCTGGTTCATCTCGAGCACGTAGCGCACCGGCTTGGCGGAGCAGTGCGACGCCTCGCTTTGCGGCTGCATGTCGGCCAGGTTGACGATGGTGCCGTCATCTTCGACGAACGCGGCGGTGAGCGGCAGCAGCGTGTTCTTCATCCAGAAGCACTGGCGTGCGGGCTGCTCGAACACGAACAGCATGCCCTCGTGCGCGGGCATCTGCTCGCGGTGCATGAGCCCCGTCTGGCGCTCGCCGAACGTCTGCGCGACCTGGGCATCGATGCGGTACATGCCCGCGCGCAGCTCGGTGCGCGGCAGTTGCAGCTGGGGCCTGCCTTCGGCGTGGACCGGGCGCCATGCGCCGCTGCCCAGCAGGGCGGACAGGCACAGGGCGGCCACGGGCAGCGCGGCGCGGCGGGAAAACGCCTGGCGCAGCAGGCCGAGGCGGGCAGAAGAAGCGGGCATGGTGTGGACGGTGTTCAAGCGGTGATGGAAGAAGGGCGGGCGGACGGCGCCACCGGCTGCGCCTAGTCTGCCAGAGGAAGGCGTGTGCCGGTGCAGACGCCGTGCAAATCCGGCAGTTGCGGCTGCTCCATCGTGGTGCAACCCGGCGGGTCTTTGTCGCTAGAATCCTAAGGCCTTTGCGCGCTGCATCCGTTTGGCGCGCTCACCGGAGAATTCTGCCAATGACCCGCTACCAGCATATCCAGGTGCCCGCCCAGGGCCAGAAGATCACGGTCAACGCCGACATGTCGCTGAACGTGCCGGACGAACCCATCATTCCCTACATCGAGGGCGACGGCACGGGCCAGGACATCACGCCGGTCATGCTTAAGGTCGTGAATGCCGCGGTGGCAAAGGCCTATGGCGGCAAGCGCAGGATCCAGTGGATGGAAGTCTATGCAGGCGAGAAATCGACGCGCATCTACGGCCCCGATGTCTGGCTGCCCGAGGAAACACTGGAGGTGCTGCGCGAATACGTGGTGTCGATCAAGGGACCGCTGACAACGCCCGTGGGCGGCGGCATCCGTTCGCTCAACGTGGCGCTGCGCCAGGAGCTCGATCTCTATGTCTGCCTGCGCCCGGTGCAGTATTTCCAGGGCGTGCCATCGCCGCTCAAGGAACCCGAGAAGACCAACATGGTGATCTTCCGCGAGAACTCGGAGGACATCTATGCCGGCATCGAATACGAGGCCCGCAGCGACAAGGCCAAGAAGCTGATCGATTTCCTGGTGCAGGAAATGGGCGTGCGCAAGATCCGCTTTCCCGAGACTTCGGGCATTGGCGTCAAGCCAGTGTCGATCGAGGGCACCGAGCGACTGGTGCGCAAGGCCATCCAGTACGCGATCGACCATGACAAGCCCAGCGTGACCATCGTGCACAAGGGCAACATCATGAAATTCACCGAAGGCGGCTTTCGCGACTGGGCCTATGCGCTGGCGCAAAAGGAGTTCGGAGCCCAGCCCATCGACGGCGGCCCGTGGTGCAAGTTCACGAATCCCAAGACCGGCAGGGATATCGTCATCAAGGATTCGATCACCGATGCCTTCCTGCAGCAGATCCTGCTGCGTCCGGCCGAGTATTCGGTCGTGGCGACGCTCAACCTCAATGGCGACTACATTTCCGACGCGCTCGCGGCCCAGGTCGGCGGCATCGGCATTGCGCCGGGCGCCAATATGTCCGACTCGGTCGCCTGCTTCGAAGCCACGCATGGCACGGCGCCGAAGTACGCGGGCAAGGACTATGTGAATCCGGGTTCGGAGATCCTGTCGGCCGAAATGATGCTGCGCCACATGGGCTGGACCGAGGCCGCCGACCTGCTCATCGATGCGCTGGAAAAAGCCATCCTGAGCAAGCAGGTGACCTATGACTTCGCGCGCCTCATGGAAGGCGCGACCCAGGTTTCATGCTCGGGGTTCGGGGCGGTGATGATCGAAAAGATGGACTGAAGCGGCGGCGGGTCGCGGCATCGCGGCCCTGCCTGGTCAACGTTTCCGTATCAGACGGGCATGTCGAAGAACAGGCTGCAGGGACTGCCGGTGAGATGGCAGTCGACGGCGTTCCAGTCATGGACCTCGTTGAACAGCAGATAGGCAACGACGGCTGCTCCGACCGTCAGCCCCGGCGCAGCGCGGTCCAGGCCGGTATCAGCAAGCCAGTGGGTGGCGCTGGCCGCAGGGGCGAGAAGCGCATCGCAGGGCTCTGCATCCTGCATGGGGACGCTTGCGGTGTGATGAGGTGGCGCCGGGCGCTGCGCGCTGCCGGGAGACGCAGCGCCGGCGCCGGTGACAGATTCCAAAGCCCCCGCCGAGCGGGCGCCCGCCGCGCCACTGGAGGCATCGGCATGGTCGTCGCGCGGCAGCCTGTCGAGGCCATCGTAGCTGTCATCGCCGCCGGAGCCGGAGCCGGAGTCGGAGTCGGAGTCGGAGTCGCTCGGATTTTCCCAAGCTGCAGTGCTGTCCGGACCATCTACGTCGATGTCGTCCAGCCCCGGGAATCGGGCCAGTACCTGCGCGTGCAACGCCTGTGCCTCGTCGTGCCATTGAGCGTCGTAGGTCCAATGCGGTGGGGCGTCGGCAAGGTCCAGGCTGCGCTGGGTGGGCGTATGGACGGGCTCTCCGGCGATGGCAGAGAAGATCTGCGAGGACAGGTAAAAGGAGGCCTCGAAACCCCAACGTATTGGAACCGACAGCGCTGAGGGCATCTCGGACAGCGAGTGCGATAGATAGTGGTTGGTCATGGGGCCCATGTATTCGGACCCACGGTACACATCACTGCCTGCCGACCACAGGATGTTCTGCAAGTTCTGAGCGGCGTTCAACATCGGCGTCAGGTAATTTCCACCGGGGTACGAAGTGTGTGCTGGAATCGCAGGGTCAGCGTACCCTGTCTCCATGCCGCGCGGCGCATGGCCGCCGTCGTCCTGGGGCCCCAACGGGGACGCGGGATCGTCCAGGATGACGTAGTCCTGGTCTTCGCCGTCGAGTGCCGCAGGGTCTTGGAAACCAGTCAGTTCAATTTCCTGGATGTTCTTATCGGAAGCGCGTTGTTTTTTAGGCATTTGGTTATCGCTGCAGTGGTTCTCCTGCGAGCAGGAGCTTTGGAGAGATGTCGTGGCAAAGACAATCGGACGGAAAAATGCGCCTCGGCACTTGGAGGCGCGCGGGTCTCGACCTGCGCAGGAAAGCGGTCTTACGTGCAAACGCATTTCACCAGCGCTTCAGAGAAATTGAATAATACTATCAAAGTATACAAAGTGATAGTTTAATTGCATGGTTTGGCATGAAGCCGACATTTGTCCGGAGGCCGGTTCTGGCTGATTTTTTCCGCCTAGCCCCAAGAGGGGCGCCGCACTGTGCTATAGTTCACTCATCGACGCAGGGGATGCAGCCAACGCTTCCCCGCTGATCAAATACCGCGCGATGGAGCAGTCTGGTAGCTCGTTGGGCTCATAACCCAAAGGTCGTAGGTTCAAATCCTTCTCGCGCAACCAATCCGTTCTGGCTTCGGCCGGAAATGCAAAAAAAAGCCCACTTCGGTGGGCTTTTTGCATTTCCGGCACCCGGGACCGCGCCCGCCGACGTCAATATGCCGTCGGCGTTGGCGACATGGCCCGCGAGGACTTCGCCTCCGGTTCGCCCGGTGGGCGGCGGGCCATGGCTTGCCGCGCAGGCCGGCAGATGGATGGGTTTTCGCTGCGCCGTGGCATCATGCGGCGGCGCGCGCGACATGCACCGGGATGTTCTTGGCGGCCGGCACCTGGCTCTGGAGTGCGTGATGCTGCACGGGCATCAGTGGATTGCATTCCGGAAAATAGCCGCCCACGCTGCCGCGCGGCAGGTCAAAGGGCACTACGCGCAGATCGGTCAGCTGGCGCAGGAACCCGTCATCGATCGCGGTAGTGACCTCGGCCATGTCGCCGTCGGCCAGCCCGCGCGCGGCCATGTCCTGCGGGTGCATGAACAGCACTTTGCGCGTGCCCCAGATATTGCGGAAACGGTCGTCGAGGCTGTAGACCGAGGTGTTGAACTGGTCGTCGCTGCGCAGCGTCATGAGGCGCAGCACGCGGGCATCGGTCTCGGCGGGGAAGGGCGGTGGCCGCTGGAACTGGGCCTTGCCACTGGCGGTTTCCCATTTGCGTTCGCGCGCGGCATTCGGCTTGGGCAGGCCGCCCGGTGCGCGAAAGCGCTGGTTGAAGCCCTCGAACACATCGGGCCAGGTGGCTTCGATGGCATCGCGCACGCGCGCGTAGTCGGCCACCCAGTCATCCCAGGGCACGCGCGCATTGGGCGGCAGGCTGGCCTTGGCAATGGCGGCAACGATGGCCGCTTCCGAGCGGATCGAGGGCGCTGCGGGGTCGGCCACGCCATCCGATGCGTGGAAGCAGCCCGTGGAGTCTTCGACCGATACGGTCTGCGGGCCGCCGGCCTGTTGGTCGATCTCGATTCGTCCGAGGCAGGGCAGCAGCCAGGTGTCGCCGCCCGGCACCACATGCGTGAAGTTGAGCCGCGTGGCCACCTGCACGCTCAGGTCCAGCTTGCGCCAGGCGGCGGCAAGCCGCGGGGTATCGGGCGTGGCGCGCAGGAAGTTGCCGCCCAGGCCGACAAAGGCACGTACCGAGCCGTCCAGAATGCCTTCGCAGGTGGCCACGGTGTTGCGGCCTTTGTCGCGCGGCGGCTCGAATGCATAGAGTTCGGCCAGCTTGTCGAGCGGCGCCAGCTCGGGCTTTTCGGTGATGCCCACGGTGCGCTGGCCCTGGACGTTGGAGTGCCCGCGCACCGGGCAGATGCCGGCGCCCGGACGGCCGATGTTGCCGCGCAGCAGCAGCAGGTTGCTGACCATCTGCACGTTGGCCACGCCTTCGCGGTGCTGGGTCAGGCCCATGCCGTAGATGCCCAGCACGGCCCTGGCCTGCGCGTAGGTGCGTGCGGCCTGTTCGAGCGCGGCGCGCGTGAGCCCGCTGCTGCGTTCGATCTCGGCCCAGTCGGCAGCCCGCATTGCCGCGGCAAACGCATCGAAGCCCTGCGTGTGCTCGGCAACGAAGCCGTGGTCCAGCACCGGTGCAGTCTGCGCCGCACGCGCCGCATCGTCGGCTTCGATGAGCCACTTGCACAGGCCGGTGAGGGCTGCCAGGTCGCCGCCGTTGCGCACCTGCAGGTATTGGGTGCTGATCGCGGTTTCTGCGGGGGTGAGCATCTGCACCGGCGACTGCGGATTGGCGAAGTGCACCAGGCCCACTTCCTTGAGCGGGTTGAAGGTAACGATGGGCACGTTGCGCTGGCGCGCTTGCTGCAGCTGGTGCAGCATGCGCGGGCTGCTCACGCCGACGTTCTGGCCGAAGAAGAAGATGGCGTCGGTGTGCTCGAAATCATCGAGCCGCACGGTGCCAACGGGTACGCCAATCGTCTCCGGCAGCGCCACCGAGGTGCTTTCATGGCACATGTTGGAGCTGTCGGGCAGGTTGTTGTTGCCATATAGCCGCGCCAGCAACTGGTACATGTAGCTGGTCTCGAGCGACGCCCGCCCGGAGGCATAGAACACCGTGGCCCGAGGATCGGCGGCGCGTTGCGCGGCCAGTGCACGGCCGATGCCGGCAAACGCTTCGTCCCAGCTGACGCTCTGGTAGCGGTCGGTGGTCGGGTCGTAACGCAGCGGTTCCGTCAGGCGGCCGGCGCCTTCGAGTTCGAGGTCGCTCCATTGGCGCAGTTCGCTCAGCGTATGCGCGGCAAAAAAATCCGGCTCGGCGCGCTTGTCGGTCAGTTCCCAGGCGGTGGCCTTGGCACCGTTCTCGCAGAACTCGGCATGCTTTGGCTTGCTGGATTTGGCCCAGGCGCAGCTCACGCAGGCAAAGCCGCCGGGCTGGTTTTGCTTGCGCAGTGCATTGACGGTCGCCAGTGGCGCGCCGTCGCGCACGACGCTGACGCCCACCGCCTTGATCGAGCCCCAGCCGCCGGCGGGATGGGGATAGGGTGGCAGGGTCGGTGCAGTGTTCTGGGAGTCCATGGGCCGGCTTGTGAAATAGAGACCATTGACTGTCCATGCTTTCTTTTGCATCCTCCGTCATCCACGCGGACCACGCGGCGTAGGCGCTTGCGCTGATGGGGCA
This window encodes:
- a CDS encoding DUF192 domain-containing protein — its product is MPASSARLGLLRQAFSRRAALPVAALCLSALLGSGAWRPVHAEGRPQLQLPRTELRAGMYRIDAQVAQTFGERQTGLMHREQMPAHEGMLFVFEQPARQCFWMKNTLLPLTAAFVEDDGTIVNLADMQPQSEASHCSAKPVRYVLEMNQGWFAQKNLKPGAKLTGRPFTSR
- the icd gene encoding NADP-dependent isocitrate dehydrogenase is translated as MTRYQHIQVPAQGQKITVNADMSLNVPDEPIIPYIEGDGTGQDITPVMLKVVNAAVAKAYGGKRRIQWMEVYAGEKSTRIYGPDVWLPEETLEVLREYVVSIKGPLTTPVGGGIRSLNVALRQELDLYVCLRPVQYFQGVPSPLKEPEKTNMVIFRENSEDIYAGIEYEARSDKAKKLIDFLVQEMGVRKIRFPETSGIGVKPVSIEGTERLVRKAIQYAIDHDKPSVTIVHKGNIMKFTEGGFRDWAYALAQKEFGAQPIDGGPWCKFTNPKTGRDIVIKDSITDAFLQQILLRPAEYSVVATLNLNGDYISDALAAQVGGIGIAPGANMSDSVACFEATHGTAPKYAGKDYVNPGSEILSAEMMLRHMGWTEAADLLIDALEKAILSKQVTYDFARLMEGATQVSCSGFGAVMIEKMD
- a CDS encoding FdhF/YdeP family oxidoreductase, with the protein product MDSQNTAPTLPPYPHPAGGWGSIKAVGVSVVRDGAPLATVNALRKQNQPGGFACVSCAWAKSSKPKHAEFCENGAKATAWELTDKRAEPDFFAAHTLSELRQWSDLELEGAGRLTEPLRYDPTTDRYQSVSWDEAFAGIGRALAAQRAADPRATVFYASGRASLETSYMYQLLARLYGNNNLPDSSNMCHESTSVALPETIGVPVGTVRLDDFEHTDAIFFFGQNVGVSSPRMLHQLQQARQRNVPIVTFNPLKEVGLVHFANPQSPVQMLTPAETAISTQYLQVRNGGDLAALTGLCKWLIEADDAARAAQTAPVLDHGFVAEHTQGFDAFAAAMRAADWAEIERSSGLTRAALEQAARTYAQARAVLGIYGMGLTQHREGVANVQMVSNLLLLRGNIGRPGAGICPVRGHSNVQGQRTVGITEKPELAPLDKLAELYAFEPPRDKGRNTVATCEGILDGSVRAFVGLGGNFLRATPDTPRLAAAWRKLDLSVQVATRLNFTHVVPGGDTWLLPCLGRIEIDQQAGGPQTVSVEDSTGCFHASDGVADPAAPSIRSEAAIVAAIAKASLPPNARVPWDDWVADYARVRDAIEATWPDVFEGFNQRFRAPGGLPKPNAARERKWETASGKAQFQRPPPFPAETDARVLRLMTLRSDDQFNTSVYSLDDRFRNIWGTRKVLFMHPQDMAARGLADGDMAEVTTAIDDGFLRQLTDLRVVPFDLPRGSVGGYFPECNPLMPVQHHALQSQVPAAKNIPVHVARAAA